The sequence below is a genomic window from Ignavibacteriales bacterium.
CAAATCTATCTTTTTGAACTTCACTGCATTTTATTCCGCGTTTTTTTGCTGCAATCCGTATGACATCTACAATTCCCCCCTGTTGTCCGTATAGAAAATAAACCTGCTCAATTTGTTCACCAGAGTTTATAGCTTCAAGAACAGGTTTGCGTCCTACTATCAATGACATATAATTCTATAAATCTTTACTTCTTTTGTTTTTGATGTTCCTGTTTTATTGGCGGCGGGACAAATTTTTTAATCGCTGTCTGCTTACTGAACGTAACAATCCCTCCAAGTCCAATAAAAATTAAACCGACGGAGATAATTTGTGCTTCAGATAATCCAAGTAATAACCTGGGATTAAGTCTTATGAATTCAACTAACAACCGGGCTGTGCCGGAGAATACAAGATAAAACATAAACAATTTGCCGTCGGACCATTCTTTTTTTCTGAGCTTCCAGAGTATTAAAAAAATTATCACCGAAACAAAAAATTCATAAACAGGTGTTGGATGTAATGGCGTATTGTCCGGAAGTATTCCGTTCGGATAACCTGCAGCATATTCACTTCCCCTGAACATTGCTGAAGGCGGAACAGTTCCGTTCTCATAGTTTGTACCCCATGGCAGATTGGTTGGTATTCCATAGTCACCATCGCCTGCAAGGTGACATCCTATTCTTCCTATTCCATAAGCAAGTGCTAATGATGGGGCGGCAGAATCAGCTGCAACAAGGAACGGGATTTTTTTTCTTTTCATGTAAATCCAAATCGCACCGATAGCAAAAATTAATCCGCCGTAGAAAGTTAATCCGCCGGGCGAGAATGCCATCTCAATCGGATTACCTAAAAACTCTTTCCAGTTCTCTACAAGATGAAATACTTTTGCTCCTACTACTCCAAAAATAATTGCGAGTAAAGTTATGTTCGTCGCGATATTGGGAT
It includes:
- a CDS encoding prolipoprotein diacylglyceryl transferase; protein product: MYPELFDIGPLTVYSYGLMLGIAFITASYFLTKEIERKKLDPNIATNITLLAIIFGVVGAKVFHLVENWKEFLGNPIEMAFSPGGLTFYGGLIFAIGAIWIYMKRKKIPFLVAADSAAPSLALAYGIGRIGCHLAGDGDYGIPTNLPWGTNYENGTVPPSAMFRGSEYAAGYPNGILPDNTPLHPTPVYEFFVSVIIFLILWKLRKKEWSDGKLFMFYLVFSGTARLLVEFIRLNPRLLLGLSEAQIISVGLIFIGLGGIVTFSKQTAIKKFVPPPIKQEHQKQKK